From the Nitrospirota bacterium genome, one window contains:
- a CDS encoding response regulator transcription factor, translating into MSKTKIIIADDHSLVREGIIALLKLYDDVEVIGEAESGKEAVEKADTLKPDIILMDIAMPGLGGMEATLEIKKRHPDIKILVLSQYDDKEYVSRFLKAGVSGYILKRAVGSDLITAIRAVAKGQSYLHPSIAQEVIEGYVGKHKEAVDPYELLTDREKQVLKLIAEGYTHKEIASTLGISDKTVIAHQTNISEKLDLHTKAELIKFAITRGIIKLKS; encoded by the coding sequence ATGTCTAAGACAAAAATCATAATAGCAGACGACCACTCTTTAGTCAGAGAGGGCATAATTGCACTTCTTAAGCTGTATGACGATGTGGAGGTCATAGGCGAGGCAGAAAGCGGAAAAGAGGCAGTGGAGAAGGCAGACACCCTTAAGCCCGACATAATCCTTATGGATATTGCCATGCCAGGGCTTGGGGGCATGGAGGCAACATTAGAGATAAAAAAGAGACACCCCGATATAAAAATCCTTGTCCTTAGCCAGTATGACGATAAGGAATATGTGAGCAGGTTTCTTAAGGCAGGCGTTTCAGGCTATATCCTTAAACGGGCAGTTGGCTCTGACCTTATCACAGCCATAAGGGCGGTTGCCAAAGGACAGTCGTATCTACATCCTTCTATTGCACAGGAGGTCATAGAAGGCTATGTTGGAAAACATAAGGAGGCAGTAGACCCATACGAACTTCTTACGGACAGGGAAAAACAGGTTCTCAAGCTCATAGCAGAAGGCTATACCCATAAAGAGATAGCCTCTACCTTAGGAATAAGCGACAAGACAGTTATTGCACACCAGACAAACATCTCCGAGAAGCTTGACCTCCACA